One part of the Quercus lobata isolate SW786 chromosome 7, ValleyOak3.0 Primary Assembly, whole genome shotgun sequence genome encodes these proteins:
- the LOC115951400 gene encoding glutamate-rich protein 6B-like produces MQDLEDENNLEDEDNLEDEDNLEDVNILEDEDCFKDEDYLEEEDNLEDEVYLGYEDFLEDEDYKDEDNVEDEVYLGYEDFLEDENYLRDEDNLEDEVYLGYEDFLEDDPKDEDNLEDEDNLEDEVYLGYEDFLEDEDYLKDGDNLEDEVYLGYEDFLEDEDYLKDGDNLEDEDCFNGATIDATI; encoded by the coding sequence ATGCAAGATCTTGAAGATGAAAACAATCTTGAAGACGAAGACAATCTTGAAGACGAAGACAATCTTGAAGATGTAAACATCCTTGAAGACGAAGACTGCTTTAAGGATGAAGACTAccttgaagaagaagacaatCTTGAAGATGAAGTCTATCTTGGCTATGAAGACTTCCTTGAAGACGAAGACTATAAGGATGAAGACAATGTTGAAGATGAAGTCTATCTTGGCTATGAAGACTTCCTTGAAGACGAAAACTATCTTAGGGATGAAGACAATCTTGAAGACGAAGTCTATCTTGGATATGAAGACTTCCTTGAAGATGATCCTAAGGATGAAGACAATCTTGAAGACGAAGACAATCTTGAAGATGAAGTCTATCTTGGATATGAGGACTTCCTTGAAGACGAAGACTATCTTAAGGATGGAGACAATCTTGAAGACGAAGTCTATCTTGGATACGAAGACTTCCTTGAAGACGAAGACTATCTTAAGGATGGAGACAATCTTGAAGATGAAGACTGCTTTAATGGAGCAACTATTGATGCAACAATCTAA